A portion of the Lolium rigidum isolate FL_2022 chromosome 1, APGP_CSIRO_Lrig_0.1, whole genome shotgun sequence genome contains these proteins:
- the LOC124701920 gene encoding transcription factor BHLH3-like, whose protein sequence is MELDEQAFLEELFSVRRDQAGAWGECNAMGDFFSPACGGGAAMADCFQERHQATVSVLPTFTASYDHAPHHQQQQHQQAPGPGFDCLSEVYGGGVVPFNAVGYGGGEMGFLDALESKAADGGLGACKVEPGLLAAAADGFGMPAAAAPASRKKRVEGMPSKNLMAERRRRKRLNDRLSMLRSVVPKISKMDRTSILGDTIDYMKELLERIRRLQEELEEQQPDADTPAPALLSVFRELNPSEMLARNTPKFEVERKEDGQDTRVEIYCAAKPGLLLSTVNTLDVLGLDIQQCVVSCFSDFAMHASCSEMQREMLSADAIKQQLFKNAGYGGGCL, encoded by the exons ATGGAGCTGGATGAGCAGGCATTCTTGGAGGAGCTCTTCTCCGTGAGGAGGGACCAGGCCGGCGCGTGGGGGGAGTGCAATGCCATGGGGGACTTCTTCTCCCCGGCCTGCGGCGGGGGAGCCGCCATGGCTGACTGCTTCCAGGAGCGGCACCAGGCCACCGTCAGCGTCCTGCCGACCTTCACTGCCTCCTACGACCACGCTCcgcaccaccagcagcagcagcatcagcaaGCGCCGGGGCCGGGCTTCGACTGCCTCAGCGAGGtctacggcggcggcgtcgtcccctTCAATGCCGTCGGGTACGGCGGCGGCGAGATGGGGTTCCTCGACGCGCTGGAGTCCAAGGCGGCGGACGGCGGGCTCGGCGCCTGCAAGGTGGAGCCCgggctgctggcggcggcggcggacgggttcgggatgccggcggcggcggcccccgcGTCCAGGAAGAAGCGGGTCGAGGGCATGCCGTCCAAGAACCTCAtggccgagcgccgccgccgcaagcGCCTCAACGACCGCCTCTCCATGCTCCGCTCCGTCGTGCCCAAGATCAGCAAG ATGGACAGGACGTCGATCCTGGGGGACACCATCGACTACATGAAGGAGCTGCTGgagcggatccggcggctgcaggAGGAGCTGGAGGAGCAGCAGCCTGACGCAgacacgccggcgccggcgctgctGAGCGTGTTCCGGGAGCTCAACCCGAGCGAGATGCTGGCCAGGAACACGCCCAAGTTCGAGGTGGAGCGCAAGGAGGACGGCCAGGACACCCGGGTGGAGATCTACTGCGCCGCCAAGCCGGGGCTGCTGCTCTCCACCGTCAACACCCTCGACGTGCTGGGGCTCGACATCCAGCAGTGCGTCGTCAGCTGCTTCAGCGACTTCGCCATGCACGCTTCCTGCTCCGAG ATGCAGAGGGAGATGCTCAGCGCAGACGCCATCAAGCAGCAGCTCTTCAAGAACGCCGGCTACGGAGGCGGCTGCTTGTAG